One segment of Coffea arabica cultivar ET-39 chromosome 7c, Coffea Arabica ET-39 HiFi, whole genome shotgun sequence DNA contains the following:
- the LOC113699017 gene encoding putative disease resistance protein RGA3 codes for MADALISSTIQVTLERALSLASDRIGLLVGFKKDVAGMTRSLRLINAVLANAEAKQNQDGAVQEWLKSLEEVAYEVDNLLDELHYESLHHQVESRNRHKLKVCCFFSFSNINLAFRWRMASKVRDIKLKLNEINQEANGLGLVSRLGMTAALPAAVGDTRSQQTDSVVAPMIGRTNDESKIVKMLLSPSEKVVSGLPITGMGGLGKTTLAKSIYNNQQIDEHFQKKIWVCVSKKVPVVELFKLMLVQLMKGKVEVDDRNVIVEHIQNQLGEKRYFLVLDDVWDDDQALWDDFFTTLKGLNPTNGSWCLVTTRLGPVAHSVSRVLRMMENEAYPLGKLPDDHCWSIIKEKVVGEGEEPDELKAIKERVIERCDGLPLAASVIGGLLSLKRKEEWRSILENRLLSMSGDGDRVMQILKFSFDNLPSQYIKKCFAHWSIFPKDSEKERNMLIELWMAEGFLQVDATSQMMMEEIGMNYLRILLQSSLLEEIIDKSETSISYKMHDLVHDLAESMSKSTKVIIDRDTYIVDNGDQIRYLAIDLSSGREDREKLLESQSMSLHTLFVNGDLSDDMLMKLKNLYVLFLSTETTQELPVSIGKLIHLRYVNLSKSSISILPDSLCKLYNLQTLALSGSQVKDLPKGMCDLISLRHLHYYNDDEEFQMPLEMGRLTCLQTLEFFNVGREKGRRIGELGSLKNLKGKLEIRNLQLVKGKEGAEEAKLSEKANLFRLELEWALDREGDDYNDEDVLDGLRPHPNLKELVI; via the coding sequence atggctgaCGCTCTTATCAGCTCCACAATTCAGGTCACCTTGGAAAGGGCACTGTCTCTTGCCTCTGATAGGATTGGTTTGCTGGTTGGGTTCAAGAAGGATGTGGCCGGCATGACACGTTCTCTCCGCCTGATCAATGCTGTCTTGGCTAATGCTGAAGCAAAGCAAAACCAGGACGGAGCAGTGCAAGAATGGTTGAAGAGTCTCGAGGAGGTTGCTTATGAGGTTGACAATTTGTTGGATGAGCTCCACTATGAGTCTCTTCATCACCAGGTGGAGTCCCGAAACCGACACAAGCTCAAGGTATGCtgcttcttctccttctctaaTATTAATCTTGCTTTTCGTTGGAGAATGGCTTCTAAGGTCAGGGACATCAAACTTAAGTTGAATGAGATAAATCAAGAAGCCAACGGATTGGGACTGGTCAGTAGGTTAGGGATGACAGCTGCCCTCCCTGCTGCTGTTGGAGACACAAGAAGTCAGCAGACCGACTCTGTTGTTGCTCCAATGATTGGAAGAACCAATGATGAATCAAAGATAGTGAAGATGTTGTTGAGCCCGTCTGAGAAGGTTGTTTCTGGTCTTCCCATAACTGGTATGGGAGGTCTAGGCAAAACAACTTTGGCTAAATCGATATACAACAATCAGCAAATTGATGAGCACTTTCAGAAAAAGATTTGGGTTTGTGTATCGAAAAAAGTTCCAGTAGTAGaacttttcaaactcatgttAGTGCAATTGATGAAAGGAAAAGTTGAAGTGGATGATAGGAATGTCATTGTTGAACACATTCAAAATCAACTAGGGGAAAAGAGATATTTCCTAGTCCTTGATGATGTGTGGGATGATGATCAAGCATTGTGGGATGACTTTTTCACCACCTTGAAGGGGCTCAATCCAACTAATGGAAGTTGGTGTCTGGTCACTACTCGTTTAGGTCCAGTGGCACATAGTGTGTCTAGAGTTTTGAGGATGATGGAAAATGAAGCCTATCCATTAGGAAAACTACCTGATGATCATTGTTGGTCTATCATAAAAGAAAAGGTAGTTGGAGAGGGAGAAGAACCTGATGAACTAAAAGCAATTAAAGAGAGAGTAATCGAAAGATGTGACGGTCTACCATTGGCTGCAAGTGTAATCGGAGGTCTATTGTCTTTAAAGAGAAAAGAGGAGTGGCGATCAATTTTGGAGAATAGGCTTTTGAGTATGAGTGGAGATGGAGATCGTGTGATGCAAATACTTAAGTTTAGTTTTGATAATTTGCCATCTCAATACATTAAGAAATGTTTTGCACATTGGTCTATATTTCCTAAGGATagtgagaaagaaaggaatATGCTTATCGAACTTTGGATGGCAGAAGGTTTCCTACAAGTAGATGCCACCAGCCAAATGATGATGGAGGAAATTGGAATGAATTATCTGAGAATTTTATTGCAGAGTTCATTGTTGGAAGAAATAATTGATAAGTCAGAAACATCAATATCTTATAAGATGCATGATTTGGTGCACGACCTTGCAGAGTCAATGTCAAAGTCTACCAAAGTCATTATTGATCGGGATACATATATAGTAGACAATGGTGATCAGATTCGTTACCTTGCAATAGACTTGTCTAGTGGTCGAGAAGACAGAGAAAAACTTTTGGAGAGTCAATCAATGTCTCTTCATACATTGTTTGTAAATGGTGACTTATCTGATGACATGTTAATGAAGTTGAAGAACTTGtatgttttgtttttgtctaCTGAAACAACTCAAGAGCTACCAGTATCAATTGGCAAACTGATACATTTGCGGTATGTTAACCTTTCGAAGTCTTCAATTAGTATTTTGCCAGACTCCCTTTGCAAGCTTTATAATCTGCAGACATTGGCGCTAAGTGGCTCACAAGTTAAAGATCTTCCGAAGGGGATGTGCGATTTGATTAGCTTGAGACATCTCCACTATTATAATGATGATGAAGAATTTCAAATGCCGCTAGAGATGGGACGGCTGACTTGCCTTCAAACGCTTGAGTTCTTTAACGTGGGGCGAGAGAAGGGTCGACGAATTGGAGAGCTTGGAAGCTTGAAGAACCTCAAAGGCAAATTGGAGATACGCAATCTTCAACTAGTAAAGGGTAAAGAAGGAGCTGAGGAAGCAAAACTATCTGAAAAGGCAAATCTATTTAGGCTGGAACTTGAGTGGGCCCTTGATCGAGAAGGCGACGACTACAATGACGAAGATGTGTTAGATGGCCTTCGACCCCACCCAAATTTGAAGGAATTGGTAATTTGA